The following proteins come from a genomic window of Venturia canescens isolate UGA chromosome 4, ASM1945775v1, whole genome shotgun sequence:
- the LOC122409053 gene encoding zinc finger protein 615-like isoform X1: MKYFFTQFTATEVPFGPVTGILMGLPIFEAGEHLRNIDKKIAVCLPVQVSMDDQLPKIVCATCAYKLDQMFDFREKCLHTESLFMEMLKEIKGEDGCLRSTLGNVQEIPVIQNSIERIHGNMESVQRCIESIQNGDCVSNGDPNETSVHTMQVMDEMDLAGDEQVVSQEEIGSQENDIEVAGMHCLDGETVRMVDEHIREVSNHGIAMHLEGDITVVGDLTVDGHLSQLGINYVTTIATENSSQEQIVHYCDNVKYETVDVKENYPRLQERLTVEVATQPIKNNVVTDDYSSSHPEAENELKKRIIIKGDRSSTLEPLHGESIPSTSHVTNKETEIIVEYTKRTKESLLENILNNPTLDETGSSWYVCPFCNEAATEPSSLVAHFEQHFCCCNCGLYFTSVEGLNLHGEQCDFNKREELDIVEEEEANGEEDEEISENKNLETKIANSAVIENAGRDDDDDDDEEGGKRQSNVRQKWTPKVCTQCGKQYRTNYKLQEHMRKHTGEKPFQCLLCEKAFRSKIGLAQHTATHTGEFDYNCSTCGKGFQCKSYLIVHQRVHSDLKPYPCDTCGQNFKTKQSLLDHQNRHMGVKPYMCEICGRGFITKGLCKSHQKIHSGKDNRQYPCEVCNKMFVSKSYLNTHLRIHTGEKPYLCEVCGKGFLTRVDLKIHSTMHTGEKSFKCEMCGKVFARRAALRCHRRSHTGERPYRCDVCGKTFTQFSPMAIHKRLHTGERPYECDVCGKAFVSRSTMMCHRKKHHLPLTSTSKESLTNSDITNVKNILPTDTGLKEAQDSVQINAL; this comes from the exons atgaaatatttcttcacgCAATTTACCGCTACTGAAGTGCCATTCGGTCCGGTA ACGGGAATTTTAATGGGTTTACCGATCTTTGAAGCCGGCGAACATTTACGAAATATCGACAAGAAAATTGCCGTCTGCCTACCTGTACAG GTGTCAATGGACGACCAACTGCCGAAAATAGTGTGTGCCACATGTGCTTATAAGCTAGACCAAATGTttgattttcgtgaaaaatgtttgcacACAGAAAGTCTATTTATGGAAATGTTGAAGGAAATAAAAGGTGAGGATGGCTGCTTAAGAAGTACGCTAGGGAATGTTCAGGAAATTCCTGTTATACAAAACAGTATAGAAAGGATTCATGGAAACATGGAGAGTGTACAAAGATGCATAGAAAGCATACAAAATGGGGATTGCGTATCGAACGGGGACCCAAATGAAACCAGTGTTCACACTATGCAAGTTATGGATGAAATGGATCTGGCAGGTGATGAACAAGTCGTTAGCCAAGAGGAAATAGGATCTCAGGAAAATGACATTGAAGTAGCCGGGATGCATTGTCTGGATGGTGAAACTGTAAGAATGGTCGATGAGCATATACGTGAG GTATCGAATCACGGGATTGCTATGCATCTGGAAGGAGACATAACCGTCGTAGGAGATCTCACAGTTGACGGCCACCTTAGTCAACTCGGTATAAATTATGTGACAACGATAGCCACAGAAAATTCCAGTCAGGAACAAATAGTCCATTATTGCGATAATGTTAAGTACGAAACGGTCGATGTTAAAGAGAATTATCCGAGGCTACAGGAGAGATTAACCGTCGAAGTTGCAACGCAACCAATCAAAAATAAC GTTGTGACTGACGATTATTCTTCGTCACATCCGGAAGCAgaaaacgaattgaaaaaaagaatcattATTAAGGGTGATCGATCTTCGACATTAGAACCGTTGCATGGCGAGAGTATACCGTCAACGAGTCACGTAACGAACAAAGAAACGGAGATAATAGTGGAATACACGAAGCGTACGAAAGAGTCATTATTAGAGAATATACTAAATAATCCGACGTTGGACGAGACGGGATCAAGTTGGTACGTTTGTCCATTTTGTAACGAGGCAGCGACGGAGCCGAGTAGTTTAGTGGCCCATTTTGAGCAGCATTTTTGTTGCTGCAATTGCGGTTTGTACTTTACGAGTGTCGAAGGTTTGAATCTGCATGGTGAACAGTGTGATTTTAATAAGAGAGAAGAATTGGACATAGTGGAGGAAGAGGAGGCGAACGGggaagaagacgaagaaataagtgaaaacaaaaatttagaaaCGAAAATAGCAAATTCGGCGGTAATAGAAAACGCCGGcagagacgacgacgacgacgacgacgaagaaggaggaaaaagaCAATCGAACGTTCGACAAAAATGGACGCCGAAAGTGTGCACTCAATGTGGCAAGCAATATCGAACGAATTACAAATTGCAGGAACACATGAGAAAGCACACGGGAGAAAAACCTTTTCAATGTTTACTTTGCGAAAAAGCATTTCGCAGTAAAATCGGATTAGCTCAACACACAGCGACGCACACCGGTGAATTTGACTACAATTGTTCCACTTGTGGCAAAGGTTTTCAGTGCAAAAGTTACCTTATTGTGCATCAGCGAGTCCACTCCGATTTGAAACCGTATCCTTGCGACACGTGtggacaaaatttcaaaacgaaaCAATCACTTTTAGATCATCAAAATCGCCATATGGGAGTCAAACCTTACATGTGCGAGATTTGCGGGCGAGGTTTTATCACCAAAGGTTTATGCAAGAGTCACCAGAAAATACACTCGGGAAAAGACAATCGTCAATATCCCTGCGAAGTTTGCAACAAAATGTTCGTGAGCAAAAGCTATTTGAATACTCACTTAAGAATTCACACCGGTGAAAAACCTTATTTGTGTGAGGTTTGCGGCAAGGGGTTTTTAACGAGAGTTGATCTTAAAATACACTCGACTATGCACACCGGAGAAAAGAGTTTCAAGTGCGAAATGTGCGGCAAAGTATTTGCGAGACGCGCAGCTTTGCGTTGTCATCGTCGATCGCACACCGGCGAACGTCCCTACCGATGCGATGTTTGCGGCAAAACCTTCACTCAATTTAGTCCAATGGCCATTCACAAGCGTCTTCACACCGGCGAACGACCCTACGAATGTGATGTTTGCGGCAAAGCTTTTGTTTCACGATCCACCATGATGTGCCacagaaaaaaacatcatttaCCCTTAACGTCAACCTCCAAAGAATCGTTGACCAACTCCGATAttacgaatgtcaaaaataTTCTACCTACCGATACTGGCCTTAAAGAGGCTCAAGATTCTGTACAAATAAATGCCCTTTAA
- the LOC122409053 gene encoding zinc finger protein 260-like isoform X2 produces the protein MAIAIGEFDYLCRLCAAKTGILMGLPIFEAGEHLRNIDKKIAVCLPVQVSMDDQLPKIVCATCAYKLDQMFDFREKCLHTESLFMEMLKEIKGDEQVVSQEEIGSQENDIEVAGMHCLDGETVRMVDEHIREVSNHGIAMHLEGDITVVGDLTVDGHLSQLGINYVTTIATENSSQEQIVHYCDNVKYETVDVKENYPRLQERLTVEVATQPIKNNVVTDDYSSSHPEAENELKKRIIIKGDRSSTLEPLHGESIPSTSHVTNKETEIIVEYTKRTKESLLENILNNPTLDETGSSWYVCPFCNEAATEPSSLVAHFEQHFCCCNCGLYFTSVEGLNLHGEQCDFNKREELDIVEEEEANGEEDEEISENKNLETKIANSAVIENAGRDDDDDDDEEGGKRQSNVRQKWTPKVCTQCGKQYRTNYKLQEHMRKHTGEKPFQCLLCEKAFRSKIGLAQHTATHTGEFDYNCSTCGKGFQCKSYLIVHQRVHSDLKPYPCDTCGQNFKTKQSLLDHQNRHMGVKPYMCEICGRGFITKGLCKSHQKIHSGKDNRQYPCEVCNKMFVSKSYLNTHLRIHTGEKPYLCEVCGKGFLTRVDLKIHSTMHTGEKSFKCEMCGKVFARRAALRCHRRSHTGERPYRCDVCGKTFTQFSPMAIHKRLHTGERPYECDVCGKAFVSRSTMMCHRKKHHLPLTSTSKESLTNSDITNVKNILPTDTGLKEAQDSVQINAL, from the exons aTGGCTATCGCAATCGGTGAATTTGACTACTTGTGTCGTTTGTGTGCTGCTAAGACGGGAATTTTAATGGGTTTACCGATCTTTGAAGCCGGCGAACATTTACGAAATATCGACAAGAAAATTGCCGTCTGCCTACCTGTACAG GTGTCAATGGACGACCAACTGCCGAAAATAGTGTGTGCCACATGTGCTTATAAGCTAGACCAAATGTttgattttcgtgaaaaatgtttgcacACAGAAAGTCTATTTATGGAAATGTTGAAGGAAATAAAAG GTGATGAACAAGTCGTTAGCCAAGAGGAAATAGGATCTCAGGAAAATGACATTGAAGTAGCCGGGATGCATTGTCTGGATGGTGAAACTGTAAGAATGGTCGATGAGCATATACGTGAG GTATCGAATCACGGGATTGCTATGCATCTGGAAGGAGACATAACCGTCGTAGGAGATCTCACAGTTGACGGCCACCTTAGTCAACTCGGTATAAATTATGTGACAACGATAGCCACAGAAAATTCCAGTCAGGAACAAATAGTCCATTATTGCGATAATGTTAAGTACGAAACGGTCGATGTTAAAGAGAATTATCCGAGGCTACAGGAGAGATTAACCGTCGAAGTTGCAACGCAACCAATCAAAAATAAC GTTGTGACTGACGATTATTCTTCGTCACATCCGGAAGCAgaaaacgaattgaaaaaaagaatcattATTAAGGGTGATCGATCTTCGACATTAGAACCGTTGCATGGCGAGAGTATACCGTCAACGAGTCACGTAACGAACAAAGAAACGGAGATAATAGTGGAATACACGAAGCGTACGAAAGAGTCATTATTAGAGAATATACTAAATAATCCGACGTTGGACGAGACGGGATCAAGTTGGTACGTTTGTCCATTTTGTAACGAGGCAGCGACGGAGCCGAGTAGTTTAGTGGCCCATTTTGAGCAGCATTTTTGTTGCTGCAATTGCGGTTTGTACTTTACGAGTGTCGAAGGTTTGAATCTGCATGGTGAACAGTGTGATTTTAATAAGAGAGAAGAATTGGACATAGTGGAGGAAGAGGAGGCGAACGGggaagaagacgaagaaataagtgaaaacaaaaatttagaaaCGAAAATAGCAAATTCGGCGGTAATAGAAAACGCCGGcagagacgacgacgacgacgacgacgaagaaggaggaaaaagaCAATCGAACGTTCGACAAAAATGGACGCCGAAAGTGTGCACTCAATGTGGCAAGCAATATCGAACGAATTACAAATTGCAGGAACACATGAGAAAGCACACGGGAGAAAAACCTTTTCAATGTTTACTTTGCGAAAAAGCATTTCGCAGTAAAATCGGATTAGCTCAACACACAGCGACGCACACCGGTGAATTTGACTACAATTGTTCCACTTGTGGCAAAGGTTTTCAGTGCAAAAGTTACCTTATTGTGCATCAGCGAGTCCACTCCGATTTGAAACCGTATCCTTGCGACACGTGtggacaaaatttcaaaacgaaaCAATCACTTTTAGATCATCAAAATCGCCATATGGGAGTCAAACCTTACATGTGCGAGATTTGCGGGCGAGGTTTTATCACCAAAGGTTTATGCAAGAGTCACCAGAAAATACACTCGGGAAAAGACAATCGTCAATATCCCTGCGAAGTTTGCAACAAAATGTTCGTGAGCAAAAGCTATTTGAATACTCACTTAAGAATTCACACCGGTGAAAAACCTTATTTGTGTGAGGTTTGCGGCAAGGGGTTTTTAACGAGAGTTGATCTTAAAATACACTCGACTATGCACACCGGAGAAAAGAGTTTCAAGTGCGAAATGTGCGGCAAAGTATTTGCGAGACGCGCAGCTTTGCGTTGTCATCGTCGATCGCACACCGGCGAACGTCCCTACCGATGCGATGTTTGCGGCAAAACCTTCACTCAATTTAGTCCAATGGCCATTCACAAGCGTCTTCACACCGGCGAACGACCCTACGAATGTGATGTTTGCGGCAAAGCTTTTGTTTCACGATCCACCATGATGTGCCacagaaaaaaacatcatttaCCCTTAACGTCAACCTCCAAAGAATCGTTGACCAACTCCGATAttacgaatgtcaaaaataTTCTACCTACCGATACTGGCCTTAAAGAGGCTCAAGATTCTGTACAAATAAATGCCCTTTAA